The DNA segment AATCGCGTTATTGCCATTTGTCGCACTGCTTCTGAGGAGTTGAAGCAGCTAGGAGTGCAGGTTGAGGAGGGGATTGATATTACCTCTGATGCTTCGGTTGCTTCTTTACGCGATCGCCTGGGTGATACGACCATCGATGTTCTGATTAACAATGCCGGAATTATCAAGCGCGTGACGCTGGAAAATTTGGATTTTGAGAGCATTCGAGAGCAGTTTGAGGTGAATGCGCTGGGACCTTTACGAGTGACTCATGCGCTATCGCCACTGCTTAAAGCAGGTTCCAAGATTGCGCTGATGACAAGTCGGATGGGTTCAATTGCAGATAATACCTCTGGCAGTTCTTATGGCTACCGGATGTCGAAGGTAGCGTTATCGATGGCTGGCAAATCGCTATCTCTCGACTTCAAACCCCGTGCGATCGCAGTGGCAATTCTGCATCCTGGATTAGTTCAAACCCGCATGACGAATTTTACATCGGGTGGCATTACGCCGGAAGAGTCGGTGAAGGGGTTGTTGGCTCGGATTGATGAGTTGACGTTGGAAAATACAGGTACTTTTTGGCACGCCAATGGAGAAGTGCTGCCTTGGTAAGTAACCAATTACTAATTACCAGAAGCTTGCCAAATCGGAATTCCTGCTACCGTTGGAACAGCCAACATCTGACCATCTAGGCTAAATAATCCTGTACTAGCACCACTACTCACATCAAAACCACGAAGAGGCCATTCCTTGCGAATTTCGACATTAATAATACGTGAACCAGCTACCTGACCAGCAACCAAGTAGGTTTTAGCATCAGGACTGAGTGATAACTGGTCATCCGTTCTGTCTACTGAAGCCGAAACAGTACGCACAGTTCCACCCGTTTTCACGTCCCAAGTGCGGAGGTGAGCTTCATATATCGCGTCTTTTGACAGACTGGTTAACGTTCGACCATCCGGGCTAAAGGCCATGCTCTGGGGAAGTAACTGATCTTTTTCTTTTAGGGTATGGAGGAGTTGACCTGTGTTAGGATTCCAAAGTTGAATCAAGCCTTGCCAGTGATAAGTTCCTCCCTTGAGGATAGATTCATTGGAACCGAGGCTGGCTAACACTTGGCTATCAGGGCTAAAACTCATCCTTCGTAAAGATTTGATATTACTCTTTAATACAAAGCGCTTTTCGCCGGTTGCTACATCCCATAGCTGAATCTGCGGATTTTCGGAACCAAAATATTTTCGGGCGCTACTGGCAATAGATTGTCCATTTGGGCTAAATTCCAAGCTGGAAATAATGCTAGCCGGGAAATTTTCCCCAGAATCCTTAGGGGAGCGAAACTCTGCGCTATTGGTAAAAATTGGTTTTTTCCAGATCGGTTCTCCGGTTTTGCTATTCCACAGACCAACTGCTATTGATTTATCAATTTCCGAGTAGACGATGCTGGCAACAAACTGTCCATCTGGGCTGATGGCAACATCTCCGAAGGAAGTGGTATCGTCGGCTTTGATAGATGAGAGTAATTCCCCTTTCCTTACATCCCACAACTGAATGGCTTTACCCTGTTCACCATTACAGACGAGTAGAAGTCCATTAGAGCTAAACTTGGCATAGTTTGCGACAGTGGGCAACTTGTGAACTAGCTTGGAGTTCTCCCAAGATGGTTTAGCTTGAGCTACGGAAGGGGTTGGTGCTTGAGCGAAGAAGCCAGCCGATTTTGCCACAGAAGTCCCCACAAGTGTAGCGATCGCGAGGACGGTCACTGTTAAAGCAGTTGTTTTCTTCATACTCAAGCCAAAAGTTGTAGTGATTCACTACTAACTAATGACTCTCGATGAATGGTTCTGTTTCCCTTAGCTTGGCAACACTTCGCCCAGGCAGAATAGAGGCATGAATGGATGAGGCTTCGTTTGCGATCGCCTTCTTTTGGAATGGCTTGTAAGTTGGCTTTAGAGATTAGGTTTTCCAGAGTCACTTCATTGAGGTGTTGGCAGGGCATAGGGTTTCCCGATCGGTGTATGAGTTGGAGCTGCTCATTAAATGCTTCCAACTCTAAGGTTTAAACTGGCGATCGCTTGCTTTCTGTACCTCTTGAAGATATGGCTGTGTGTTCGCTCGGAATCAACGAGTTGTCGCCACCTTGGATGCGTTGTCTTTGGCAATTTGCAAGGGAATAACTGCACAAAAGCAGTTATCGAATGACTGTGAGGTTGGTCAGATTAGCCAACGGTGAAATATCCCTTACCTGCGTTCCCGAAAGATCCAGCTGTGTGAGGTTGGTCAGATTAGCCAACGGTGAAATATCCCTTACCTGCGTTCCCGAAAGATCCAGCTGTGTGAGGTTGGTCAGATTAGCCAACGGTGAAAAATCCCTTACATACATTCCAAAAAGATCCAGCTGTGTGAGGTTGGT comes from the Coleofasciculus sp. FACHB-1120 genome and includes:
- a CDS encoding SDR family oxidoreductase, which encodes MATYLITGTNRGIGYEYCRQLQARGNRVIAICRTASEELKQLGVQVEEGIDITSDASVASLRDRLGDTTIDVLINNAGIIKRVTLENLDFESIREQFEVNALGPLRVTHALSPLLKAGSKIALMTSRMGSIADNTSGSSYGYRMSKVALSMAGKSLSLDFKPRAIAVAILHPGLVQTRMTNFTSGGITPEESVKGLLARIDELTLENTGTFWHANGEVLPW